The following coding sequences lie in one Pyramidobacter porci genomic window:
- a CDS encoding iron-containing alcohol dehydrogenase: MWEKNIDINEVKTIISRTTCYLGVGAIARVDDICKALADKGVKNVLVVTGHGSYKATGAWDHVVEAFAAHKINYVLYDKVTPNPTVDGIDEAVALGRGVGATAVFGIGGGSPIDTAKSAAILLEYADKNARDLYEYRFTPDKAKPIVAVNLTHGTGTEVDRFAVASILEKDFKPAIAYDCIYPTYAIDDPALMTGLSADQTRYVSIDAVNHVVEAATTKLFASPYTILLAEETVRLVDKYLPRAVANPNDLEARYYLLYASMIAGISFDNGMLHLTHGLEHPLSAIKPTLTHGLGLAMILPSVVEACWPAVSETLSDVLRPMLPGNITADPANAAAAADAVEQWIFKMGVTEKLADMGYTEADVEKLVRLTRETPSLGGLLDLAPVPATAEAVAKIYRDSLKPRR, translated from the coding sequence ATGTGGGAGAAAAACATCGACATCAACGAAGTGAAGACGATCATCTCGCGTACGACATGCTATCTGGGCGTCGGTGCGATCGCCAGGGTGGACGACATCTGCAAGGCGCTGGCCGACAAGGGGGTCAAGAACGTGCTCGTGGTCACCGGGCACGGTTCCTACAAGGCCACCGGCGCATGGGATCACGTCGTCGAGGCGTTTGCCGCGCACAAGATCAACTACGTCCTCTACGACAAGGTTACGCCCAATCCGACCGTGGACGGCATCGACGAAGCGGTCGCGCTCGGCAGGGGCGTCGGCGCCACGGCGGTGTTCGGCATCGGCGGCGGCAGCCCCATCGACACGGCCAAGAGCGCGGCCATCCTGCTGGAATACGCCGACAAAAACGCCCGCGACCTGTACGAGTACCGTTTCACGCCCGACAAAGCCAAGCCGATCGTGGCCGTCAACCTGACCCACGGCACGGGCACCGAGGTGGACCGCTTCGCCGTGGCCTCGATCCTCGAAAAGGATTTCAAGCCCGCCATCGCCTACGACTGCATCTATCCCACTTACGCCATCGACGATCCGGCGCTGATGACGGGGCTGAGCGCCGACCAGACGCGCTACGTCTCCATCGACGCCGTCAATCACGTCGTCGAAGCCGCGACCACGAAGCTGTTCGCCTCGCCCTACACGATCCTGCTGGCGGAGGAGACGGTGCGCCTCGTCGACAAATACCTGCCCCGTGCCGTCGCCAACCCGAACGACCTCGAAGCCCGCTACTACCTGCTTTACGCTTCGATGATCGCCGGCATCTCGTTCGACAACGGCATGCTGCACCTCACCCACGGACTGGAGCACCCGCTCTCGGCCATTAAGCCCACGCTCACTCACGGCCTGGGACTGGCCATGATCCTGCCCTCCGTCGTCGAGGCCTGCTGGCCTGCCGTCTCCGAGACGCTGAGCGACGTGCTGCGCCCGATGCTGCCCGGCAACATCACCGCCGATCCGGCCAACGCCGCCGCGGCCGCCGACGCCGTAGAGCAGTGGATCTTCAAGATGGGCGTTACGGAAAAACTGGCCGACATGGGCTACACCGAAGCCGACGTGGAAAAACTTGTGCGTCTCACGCGCGAAACGCCGTCGCTGGGCGGCCTGCTCGACCTCGCGCCCGTGCCCGCCACCGCCGAAGCGGTCGCCAAGATCTACCGCGACTCGCTTAAACCGCGCCGTTAG
- the iorA gene encoding indolepyruvate ferredoxin oxidoreductase subunit alpha, which produces MIKKLMTGDEAVARGAYEAGVCFASAYPGTPSTEILENAGTYKEITAEWAPNEKVAMEAAIGASLGGVRAMAAMKHVGLNVAADPIFTYSYMGVSGGMVFVSADDPDMHSSQNEQDNRNYAKFMKVPMLEPSDSQEAKDMFRAAFDISEKFDTPVMFRMTTRVCHSKSLVELGERKEFGAIPYVKNRMKNDPVPAISRQLRVKMLDRDRKLNAYSNDCPFNFAEYSGSKKIGIVVNGVSYQYAKEVFGESASYLKLGMTNPMPMDLIREFRANVETMYVIEELDPYMEEQIRAAGIDCIGKEKIPLVGELNPNIVREALLGTKAKEIEFNHNLVVDRPPALCAGCPHRGFFYECAKHKDTVMVGDIGCYALGGSEPLNAKDLALCMGSAFSLAHGMDKAFKKSGQEKTIVACMGDSTFFHTGINSLEEVVYNDSRVICCILDNRITGMTGHQENPGTGYTLKGEPANIMDIETIVRALGVTRIRTVNPLKLDEMKEALDWAYREVREGPVVLITRWPCVLKKLSTEDRREFRTAPAQCTVNHEKCIGCKKCLQTGCPALSFDKYERKVSIDKMQCVGCTVCAQVCPMKAIVKGARK; this is translated from the coding sequence TTGATCAAGAAACTCATGACCGGCGACGAAGCGGTCGCCAGAGGCGCATACGAAGCGGGGGTTTGCTTCGCCTCCGCCTATCCGGGCACTCCCAGCACCGAGATCCTCGAAAATGCCGGCACGTACAAAGAGATCACCGCGGAGTGGGCGCCCAACGAAAAAGTCGCGATGGAAGCCGCCATCGGCGCTTCTCTGGGCGGCGTGCGCGCCATGGCCGCGATGAAGCACGTCGGCCTGAACGTGGCGGCCGATCCGATCTTCACCTATTCCTACATGGGCGTCAGCGGCGGCATGGTCTTCGTCTCCGCGGACGACCCGGACATGCACTCCTCGCAGAACGAACAGGACAACCGCAATTACGCGAAGTTCATGAAAGTCCCGATGCTCGAACCCTCCGATTCGCAAGAGGCCAAAGACATGTTTCGCGCCGCCTTCGACATCTCCGAAAAGTTCGACACGCCCGTCATGTTCCGCATGACCACCCGCGTCTGCCACTCCAAGTCGCTTGTCGAGCTCGGCGAGCGAAAGGAATTCGGCGCCATCCCTTACGTGAAAAACCGTATGAAAAACGACCCTGTCCCGGCCATCTCGCGCCAGCTTCGCGTGAAGATGCTCGACCGCGATCGCAAGCTGAACGCCTATTCCAACGACTGTCCCTTCAACTTCGCCGAATACAGCGGCTCGAAAAAGATCGGCATCGTGGTCAACGGCGTCTCCTACCAGTACGCCAAAGAGGTTTTCGGCGAGAGCGCATCCTACCTCAAACTCGGCATGACCAATCCCATGCCCATGGACCTGATCCGCGAATTCCGCGCCAACGTCGAGACGATGTACGTCATCGAAGAGCTTGACCCTTACATGGAAGAACAGATTCGCGCGGCCGGCATCGACTGTATCGGCAAGGAAAAGATCCCTTTGGTCGGCGAACTGAACCCGAACATCGTCCGCGAGGCCCTGCTGGGCACAAAGGCCAAAGAGATCGAGTTCAACCACAATCTGGTCGTCGACCGTCCGCCCGCCCTGTGCGCCGGCTGCCCCCACCGCGGCTTCTTCTACGAGTGCGCCAAGCACAAAGATACCGTCATGGTCGGCGACATCGGCTGCTACGCCCTTGGCGGCAGCGAACCCCTCAACGCCAAGGACTTAGCTCTGTGCATGGGTTCCGCTTTTTCGCTGGCACACGGCATGGATAAAGCCTTCAAGAAAAGCGGTCAGGAAAAGACGATCGTCGCCTGCATGGGAGATTCGACCTTCTTCCACACCGGCATCAATTCCCTTGAGGAAGTCGTTTACAACGATTCTCGCGTCATCTGCTGCATCCTCGACAACCGCATCACCGGCATGACCGGGCATCAGGAGAATCCCGGCACTGGCTACACGCTGAAAGGCGAGCCGGCGAACATCATGGACATCGAGACGATCGTCCGCGCCCTCGGCGTGACCCGCATCCGCACTGTCAACCCTCTCAAGCTGGACGAGATGAAGGAAGCGCTCGACTGGGCGTATCGGGAAGTCCGCGAAGGCCCCGTGGTCCTGATCACCCGCTGGCCCTGCGTCCTCAAAAAACTCTCCACGGAAGACCGGCGCGAGTTCCGCACCGCACCGGCCCAGTGCACCGTCAATCATGAGAAGTGCATCGGCTGCAAAAAATGTTTGCAGACCGGCTGTCCTGCGCTGAGCTTCGACAAGTATGAACGCAAGGTCAGCATCGACAAGATGCAGTGCGTCGGCTGCACAGTCTGCGCTCAGGTCTGTCCGATGAAAGCAATCGTGAAAGGAGCGAGAAAATGA
- a CDS encoding SLC13 family permease, translating into MDVLSLILFIIVIALAFFRKNNIGVLALAVGVVAVRLFGMNDRALIGAVSVSLFVTLVGITLLFAVITSTGALELLARKIIAGAGKRTWMIPILMYLAGFTIVAVGPGGVPALAIIPPLAAAIAVEVGYNPLMLALIGICGMTSGRFSPITPEGTIILSAVAKAGYTGNVTPAIWVNAVLYNLILAVVIYIAFKGYKVKAAPDAEVKRAEKFSGKQIVALLSILAMLFLIVYAKVNLGLAALSVAAVLLVFHVADDSKCIKAIPWNTIILVLGVGALLSIVAQAGGIALLSGGLSKIMNSGTATPLMSLSAGLLSLVSSALGVVYPTMMPMCIDIAKQIGGVNPAALMSAVAAAGAASGISPMSTGGALIIAAIAGENRINLTKEDENKLFVQLLIISMLTLVLLFAVSWLFYGPVADVLSPSAL; encoded by the coding sequence ATGGACGTTTTATCGCTCATTCTCTTCATCATCGTCATCGCACTTGCCTTCTTCCGCAAGAACAACATCGGCGTCCTTGCCCTGGCTGTAGGCGTCGTCGCCGTACGACTGTTCGGCATGAACGACAGGGCACTGATCGGCGCCGTCAGCGTCTCTCTGTTCGTGACGCTGGTCGGCATCACACTGCTCTTTGCCGTGATCACCAGCACGGGAGCGCTCGAACTGCTGGCCCGCAAGATCATCGCCGGGGCCGGCAAGCGCACGTGGATGATCCCGATCCTCATGTACCTCGCCGGTTTCACGATCGTTGCGGTCGGCCCCGGCGGCGTGCCCGCGCTGGCCATCATCCCCCCTCTTGCGGCCGCCATCGCCGTGGAAGTCGGCTATAATCCTCTGATGCTGGCGCTGATCGGCATTTGCGGCATGACGTCCGGGCGCTTCTCGCCGATCACGCCCGAGGGCACCATCATCCTCAGCGCCGTCGCCAAAGCCGGATACACCGGCAACGTCACTCCCGCGATCTGGGTCAACGCCGTCCTTTACAACCTGATCCTGGCCGTCGTCATCTACATCGCCTTCAAGGGCTACAAGGTCAAGGCCGCTCCCGACGCCGAAGTCAAACGGGCCGAAAAATTCAGCGGCAAACAGATCGTCGCCCTGCTGAGCATCCTCGCCATGCTCTTCCTCATCGTCTACGCGAAGGTCAACCTCGGCCTTGCGGCGCTGTCGGTCGCCGCCGTCCTGCTCGTGTTCCACGTCGCGGACGACAGCAAATGCATCAAGGCCATCCCCTGGAACACGATCATCCTGGTCCTCGGCGTCGGCGCGTTGCTTTCGATCGTCGCCCAAGCGGGCGGCATCGCCCTGCTCAGCGGCGGCCTCAGCAAGATCATGAACAGCGGCACGGCCACGCCTCTGATGAGTCTGTCGGCCGGCCTGCTCAGCCTCGTCAGCAGCGCTCTGGGCGTTGTCTACCCGACGATGATGCCGATGTGCATCGACATCGCCAAGCAGATCGGCGGCGTCAACCCCGCGGCCCTCATGTCCGCCGTCGCGGCGGCCGGCGCGGCCAGCGGCATTTCGCCGATGTCCACGGGCGGCGCACTGATCATCGCGGCGATCGCTGGCGAAAATCGCATCAACCTTACCAAGGAAGACGAGAACAAGCTCTTTGTGCAGCTTTTGATCATCTCCATGCTGACCCTCGTGCTGCTTTTCGCGGTCTCCTGGCTCTTCTACGGACCTGTCGCAGACGTTCTCAGCCCTTCGGCGCTCTAA
- a CDS encoding phosphoethanolamine transferase, giving the protein MLGYFRRHRAVASLVQGALLAALMTLFLAWPLYRSWISANFLTFVMSERLRTTQLLVEFTGCWALWSAILYWRGGAGAKIYAFFLFFEFAPAILCRAPSGLYEYACLCLFPACWTLLACMLAQRFAGAKRLVGALLTALLAAGVAQYIVYFVYIVRYGRRLGSNTLMTILGTNLVEARSFLLDQFGLLPTLMSAGLLLSLIRLLRALIRNCRSIKSPRRGAALLCLCAASALFCRTKAASYSNLFFDFQKGYRQYQTALDSLEKAHADPQRRLEDLKISREGRGEVCVIVVGESASRRHMQRWGYRRPTTPWLCSEDAETQESLIVMERAYSCMVHTESAVTLALSQFSNYDPRVLLRLDHSDSSFMFTGIMKAFSLFEILKGAGVKTHWFSNQEKIGAYNNLVSALSRSAGEQEFVEDLPLVDHKNGHQDEELLPLLHRALERAQDGESHAIFLHLRGSHWSYRNSAPENWPWLPRVKGNKLLSRELRERIDAYDRSLTYTDDLLRQISEILARSKFAVSSMVYFSDHGEDVTGVGHNFDAFKPVMAEIPVVLWLSPEYRRRYAATTARLRANSGRIFTSDLICPLVLGLMHVQYANAVPERQLTSEKYAVNEQNARFWEGRLLRSVVPDL; this is encoded by the coding sequence TTGCTTGGATATTTTCGCCGCCATCGCGCGGTGGCCTCACTCGTTCAGGGCGCACTGCTGGCGGCGCTGATGACGCTGTTTTTGGCCTGGCCTCTGTACCGCTCCTGGATTTCGGCGAATTTCCTGACCTTCGTGATGTCGGAGCGTCTGCGGACGACGCAGTTGCTTGTCGAGTTTACCGGCTGTTGGGCGCTGTGGTCGGCGATCTTGTACTGGCGCGGCGGCGCCGGCGCGAAGATTTACGCGTTCTTTCTGTTTTTCGAGTTTGCGCCGGCCATTCTCTGCCGCGCGCCCAGCGGGCTGTATGAATACGCCTGCCTGTGTCTTTTTCCGGCCTGCTGGACGCTGCTGGCGTGTATGCTTGCGCAGCGGTTTGCCGGCGCGAAGCGTCTGGTCGGGGCGCTGCTGACGGCGCTGTTGGCGGCCGGCGTGGCGCAATACATCGTTTATTTCGTCTATATCGTACGCTACGGGCGGCGACTTGGTTCCAACACGCTGATGACCATTCTCGGCACCAATCTGGTCGAAGCGCGGTCGTTTCTGCTCGATCAGTTCGGCCTGCTGCCGACACTTATGAGTGCGGGGCTGCTTTTGTCGCTGATCAGGCTGCTGCGCGCGCTGATCCGGAACTGCCGCTCCATAAAGAGCCCGCGGCGCGGCGCAGCTCTTCTCTGCCTCTGCGCGGCGTCGGCGCTGTTCTGCCGTACGAAGGCGGCCAGCTACAGCAATCTGTTTTTCGACTTTCAAAAAGGGTACCGTCAGTACCAGACGGCGCTCGACAGTCTGGAAAAAGCCCATGCCGACCCGCAGCGGCGGCTTGAGGATTTGAAGATTTCCAGGGAAGGACGCGGCGAGGTCTGCGTGATCGTCGTCGGCGAGTCGGCCAGCCGCCGCCACATGCAGCGCTGGGGCTACCGCCGTCCCACCACGCCATGGCTCTGTTCCGAAGACGCGGAAACGCAGGAATCGCTGATCGTAATGGAACGCGCCTATTCCTGCATGGTCCATACCGAATCGGCCGTGACGCTGGCGCTGAGCCAGTTCAGCAATTACGACCCACGCGTGCTGCTCCGCCTCGACCACAGCGACAGCTCGTTCATGTTCACCGGCATCATGAAGGCTTTCTCGCTGTTCGAGATCCTCAAGGGCGCCGGCGTCAAAACGCACTGGTTCAGCAACCAGGAGAAGATCGGCGCTTACAACAACCTGGTCAGCGCCTTGTCGCGCAGCGCCGGCGAGCAGGAATTCGTCGAGGATCTGCCGCTGGTCGACCACAAAAACGGCCATCAGGACGAAGAGCTTCTGCCACTGCTGCACCGCGCGCTGGAACGCGCCCAAGACGGCGAGAGCCACGCGATCTTCCTGCACCTGCGCGGCAGCCACTGGAGCTATCGCAACAGCGCGCCGGAGAACTGGCCGTGGCTGCCCCGCGTCAAGGGCAACAAACTCCTTTCGCGCGAGCTGCGCGAGCGCATCGACGCCTACGACCGCAGCCTTACCTACACGGACGACCTGCTGCGGCAAATCAGCGAGATCCTCGCCCGCTCCAAGTTTGCTGTCAGCAGCATGGTCTACTTTTCCGACCACGGCGAGGACGTGACCGGCGTCGGTCATAACTTCGACGCCTTCAAGCCCGTCATGGCCGAGATTCCCGTGGTGCTGTGGCTTTCGCCGGAATACCGCCGCCGCTACGCGGCGACGACGGCGCGTCTGCGTGCCAACTCCGGGCGGATCTTCACCAGCGACCTGATCTGCCCGCTGGTGCTGGGGCTGATGCACGTCCAGTACGCCAACGCCGTGCCGGAACGTCAGCTTACCTCGGAGAAATACGCCGTCAACGAACAGAACGCTCGCTTCTGGGAAGGCCGTCTGCTCAGATCGGTTGTGCCGGATCTCTAG
- a CDS encoding LysR family transcriptional regulator has translation MRIDDIECFRILAETLNYTNAADRLYLTPSSLTRTIQQMEAELGFQLFDRSRRSVSLTAAGQSFYLNSEGILDSYYAAVEKARYAQEGFSGIIRLAVNVYFVNSFVYALLNDYQTEHPDILVRVSGSNTERMIYDLNTGAIDCAICTGRPADRDIERIVLRKYRDCAVFSPRHPLAQREEVAFAELKQERFVVIARSLARRGYEQIRARARDAGFDASVEENASSVAHLLSIVATGRYVTLLSDNYRSLAAGRLKFVPLADKGTVELSFLWNRNCVNPCVPIFADYIRKNCKHKASDSEQSN, from the coding sequence ATGCGTATCGACGATATCGAATGCTTCCGCATTCTCGCGGAAACTCTGAACTACACCAATGCGGCCGACCGGCTGTATCTCACGCCGTCGTCGCTGACGAGGACCATCCAGCAGATGGAAGCCGAGCTGGGCTTTCAGCTCTTTGACCGCAGCCGCCGTTCCGTCTCGCTGACAGCGGCCGGCCAGAGCTTTTATCTGAACAGCGAGGGGATTCTTGACAGCTACTACGCCGCGGTGGAAAAAGCGCGCTACGCGCAGGAAGGGTTTTCCGGGATCATCCGTCTGGCGGTGAACGTATATTTCGTCAACTCTTTCGTGTACGCGCTTCTGAACGATTACCAGACGGAACATCCGGATATCCTCGTACGGGTGAGCGGCAGCAACACCGAACGAATGATCTACGATCTCAACACGGGAGCGATCGACTGCGCCATTTGCACCGGCCGACCGGCAGACCGCGATATCGAGCGCATCGTGCTGCGCAAATACCGCGACTGCGCCGTGTTCTCCCCTCGCCATCCGTTGGCGCAAAGGGAAGAGGTCGCGTTCGCGGAGCTGAAGCAGGAGCGCTTCGTCGTCATCGCCCGTTCTCTGGCCCGTCGCGGTTATGAGCAGATCCGCGCGCGGGCGAGAGACGCCGGTTTCGACGCCTCGGTGGAGGAAAACGCTTCCAGCGTCGCGCATCTGCTTTCGATCGTCGCGACGGGGCGGTATGTGACGCTTTTGTCCGATAACTATCGCAGCCTCGCGGCCGGAAGGCTGAAATTCGTTCCGCTGGCGGATAAGGGGACCGTCGAGCTTTCATTTCTCTGGAACCGTAACTGCGTCAATCCCTGTGTGCCGATTTTCGCGGATTACATCAGAAAGAATTGCAAGCACAAAGCAAGTGATTCCGAGCAAAGCAATTAA
- a CDS encoding indolepyruvate oxidoreductase subunit beta encodes MSKNKTKSVLLVGVGGQGTILASKILTTGLIEAGYDVKMSEVHGMSQRGGSVSTQVRYGEKVYSPIIGKGEADVLVSFETMEAIRCLDGLRPGGKIVVNDYKMPSLPILSGAKEYPDGIIEELKGKAPTLVLDAAQVARDNGNPRGMNVVLLGALVQLLSVTNIDWTAAVKANVKPQFVDGNLRCLEAGMKLAESLV; translated from the coding sequence ATGAGCAAGAACAAAACGAAAAGCGTTCTTCTCGTCGGCGTCGGCGGACAGGGGACCATCCTCGCCAGCAAGATCCTCACCACCGGGCTCATCGAGGCGGGATACGACGTGAAAATGAGCGAAGTTCACGGCATGAGCCAACGCGGCGGTTCCGTTTCCACGCAGGTCCGCTACGGCGAAAAGGTCTATTCTCCGATCATTGGCAAGGGCGAAGCCGACGTGCTCGTTTCGTTCGAGACGATGGAAGCCATCCGCTGTTTGGACGGCCTCAGACCCGGCGGAAAGATCGTCGTGAACGATTATAAAATGCCGTCGCTTCCCATCCTCAGCGGCGCTAAGGAGTACCCGGACGGCATCATCGAAGAGCTCAAAGGCAAGGCCCCCACGCTCGTTTTGGACGCGGCGCAGGTGGCCCGCGACAACGGCAACCCCCGCGGCATGAACGTCGTCCTGCTCGGGGCGCTCGTTCAGCTGCTGAGCGTCACGAACATCGATTGGACGGCGGCCGTGAAAGCCAATGTCAAGCCGCAGTTCGTCGACGGCAATCTCCGCTGCCTCGAAGCGGGAATGAAGCTCGCCGAATCGCTCGTATAG
- a CDS encoding CaiB/BaiF CoA transferase family protein: MAQHREGILQGVRVIDFTDFLAGPYIGMYFADMGADVIKFENLKSHGNFVRNARPLEPKTGLSMYFQNLNRNKRGVALDLKQEEGKKLFAELVKSADVLIENNRPGVMKRLGFGWEECKVLNPRLIYASISGFGQTGPNSYKPGYDLIAQAMGGSMSITGWPGMEPTRAGMAIGDLFAGLNVGVAVCASLYEREKTGLGNHIDVALVDSIVSGMEAKLMQYVYTGESPVMTGNKYISSAPYDSFKAKDAWFVIASGTDKHFEVLSAAMGMPELAQDPLYCDTELRKKNADALKAVIENWAADKTVAEAVAIIDKAGIPAAPIYDCEALCKDDSIIKDREMLVTVPSPKNHKEVAELTVIGNPIKMSETPVKYKKAAPDLGEDNDEIFKELGFSDEQLAAFKAAGLMN, translated from the coding sequence ATGGCACAGCACAGAGAGGGGATTCTTCAGGGAGTTCGCGTCATCGACTTTACGGATTTCCTGGCCGGTCCTTATATCGGCATGTACTTCGCGGATATGGGCGCAGACGTCATCAAATTCGAAAATCTGAAAAGCCACGGCAACTTCGTCCGCAACGCGAGACCTCTTGAGCCGAAAACCGGTCTGAGCATGTACTTTCAGAACCTCAACCGCAACAAGCGCGGCGTGGCTCTCGATCTCAAGCAGGAGGAGGGCAAGAAGCTCTTTGCCGAGCTGGTCAAATCCGCCGACGTCCTCATCGAGAATAACCGTCCCGGCGTGATGAAGCGTCTCGGCTTCGGCTGGGAAGAGTGCAAAGTTCTGAATCCCCGCCTCATTTACGCTTCAATCTCCGGCTTCGGCCAGACCGGCCCCAATTCCTACAAACCCGGCTACGATCTGATCGCCCAGGCGATGGGCGGCAGCATGAGCATCACCGGCTGGCCCGGCATGGAACCCACCCGCGCCGGCATGGCCATCGGCGACCTGTTCGCCGGATTGAACGTCGGCGTCGCCGTTTGCGCCTCGCTCTACGAGCGCGAAAAGACCGGCCTGGGCAACCACATCGACGTTGCCCTCGTCGACTCCATCGTCTCCGGCATGGAAGCCAAGCTGATGCAGTACGTCTACACCGGCGAGTCGCCCGTGATGACCGGCAACAAGTACATCTCCAGCGCGCCCTACGACTCGTTCAAGGCGAAGGACGCCTGGTTCGTCATCGCCTCCGGCACCGACAAGCATTTCGAAGTACTTTCCGCCGCCATGGGCATGCCCGAGTTGGCTCAGGATCCGCTGTACTGCGACACCGAGCTTCGCAAGAAGAACGCCGACGCGCTCAAGGCGGTCATCGAGAACTGGGCCGCCGACAAGACCGTCGCCGAAGCCGTCGCTATCATCGACAAGGCCGGCATCCCCGCCGCCCCGATTTACGACTGCGAAGCGCTCTGCAAAGACGACAGCATCATCAAGGACCGCGAGATGCTCGTCACGGTGCCTTCACCCAAGAACCACAAGGAAGTCGCCGAGCTGACTGTCATCGGCAATCCGATCAAGATGTCCGAAACGCCGGTGAAGTACAAAAAAGCCGCCCCCGACCTCGGCGAAGACAACGACGAGATCTTCAAGGAGCTTGGCTTCAGCGACGAGCAGCTGGCCGCCTTCAAGGCCGCAGGGCTCATGAACTAA
- a CDS encoding hydroxymethylglutaryl-CoA lyase yields the protein MSLPKKVLISEVAPRDGWQNHPVPIPTETKIKYIKKMVDCGARKMEITSFVNPKYVPQMGDAREVFRGVRSYLEERGVTAFALTLNQKGVENAREAGFTHVEFVLSASEEHNLRNSRRTIQESLDAFKELAANAEGLHIILAMPCVFGSPFGDEVPVDRVKWLIDEAQSVGVAEFGIADTAGISTPENTRRLVKAIREYTDLNKVSLHMHDTYGMGLANCYVAMEEGIAMMDSSLAGMGGCPFVPGAKGNIATEDLVYMLDKMGIETGYDLNKLNQTAAEMAAEIQATVVSAQGAACKHE from the coding sequence ATGTCACTGCCGAAGAAAGTTCTGATCTCCGAAGTAGCTCCCCGCGACGGCTGGCAGAATCATCCCGTTCCCATCCCCACGGAGACCAAGATCAAGTACATCAAAAAGATGGTCGACTGCGGCGCGCGCAAGATGGAGATCACGTCGTTCGTGAATCCCAAGTACGTCCCGCAGATGGGCGACGCACGCGAGGTCTTCCGTGGAGTACGCTCGTATCTTGAAGAGCGCGGCGTCACCGCCTTCGCTCTGACGCTCAACCAAAAGGGCGTGGAAAACGCCCGCGAAGCCGGATTCACTCACGTCGAGTTCGTGCTCTCCGCGTCTGAAGAGCATAACCTGCGCAACTCGCGCCGCACCATCCAGGAGTCGCTCGACGCCTTCAAGGAACTTGCCGCCAATGCCGAAGGTCTGCACATCATCCTCGCCATGCCTTGCGTATTCGGCTCTCCGTTCGGCGACGAAGTGCCGGTGGACCGCGTCAAATGGCTCATCGACGAGGCTCAGAGCGTTGGCGTCGCCGAGTTCGGCATCGCTGATACGGCCGGCATCAGCACGCCCGAGAACACTCGCCGCCTCGTCAAAGCCATCCGCGAGTATACCGACCTGAACAAGGTGTCGCTGCACATGCACGACACTTACGGCATGGGGCTTGCCAATTGCTATGTGGCGATGGAAGAGGGCATCGCGATGATGGATTCCTCTCTTGCCGGCATGGGCGGCTGTCCCTTCGTGCCCGGCGCCAAGGGCAACATCGCCACCGAAGATCTTGTTTATATGCTGGACAAGATGGGCATCGAGACCGGCTACGATCTGAACAAGCTCAATCAGACCGCGGCTGAGATGGCAGCCGAGATCCAGGCGACGGTCGTGAGCGCTCAGGGAGCAGCCTGCAAGCACGAATAG